ATTCTATTACATCTGCACTTGAAGACATTACCACAACAAGAATAAATTTAAGCGATGGTGATTTAGAGCGTTTAGCGCACTTATTTAGTACAACCTTATGGAATCCAGAAGAGGCAACTTCGATATCAGATGAATCTGAAGAACAGTCTAGGGAACAGCAATATCATTTAACTGATGAGCAGTCAAGAATATTCGCTGAAATTCAAAATTTCTTAAATAACAAAGAAGAAAACGCATTAGTCCTTTCTGGTTCATATTCATGTGGAAAAACATTTTTAATTAATCATCTGATAAAAAACATTCCCAAAGACACGGTAAATGGCTGGCAGGTACTAGCTCCGAATAATCGTATAGCACGTAATGTACGCAAGCAGATTGAATCCGTAGGGAGTCTTTACAGTCATATATTCAAATTTTCTGAACAAATCGAAGTTCCAATTGAAAACGAAGACGAAGACGATTTAGAAGAAAATTCGAGTGAGGAAGAACCTGAATTAGTTGACACCAAATTAGTTTTTAATATAAGGGAGAATAACGATTCGGAGAATTTTCTATACATCATCGATGAAGCACATCATATCTCCGATGCAAGTTTTATAAGCCCTACAATTCAATTTGGAACAGGACAATTACTTGCAGACTTACTTACCTATGTTAACACAGAGAAGACAAATCGAAAAATTTTATTCATCGGTGATAAATATCGTTTAGGGATTGGCAGTTATGAAGAATCAGCACTTTGTGCTTCCTACTTGCAAAGTGAATATTCTTTAAATTGCAGAGAAATTGAAATACAACCATACCCACCCACAAATACAAATATTCTTAAACAAGCTTTTAGTGTTCGAAATCAAATAATAAAAGACCAATACAATCAACTTAACCTAGTCGATTCAGATGTTGTTAAAGTCGCTAAATCTGATGGTAATCTTGCTCAAGCAATGCGAAAACATTTCAGTGAAGAATTGTATAACACAAAAATTTTGGCTTTTTCTAATGAAAATATTCTGGAATCGAATAACTGGGTTAGATCAAAAGTTCTCAATAGAAATGCTGAACTTGAAAAGGGTGATATAGTAATTATAAATAACAATGTAATCGTTGCACCAGACAATCCATTTGCTGTACCACAGAAAATTTTCAAGGGTGAATTTGCAGAGGTTTTAACAGTGTCGAATGATACAGTAAATATTTCACAACCATTCAAAGGCAAAAAAACAATTCAGTTATTTTTCAGGGAGCTTAAATTGAAATTGGTTGAAAGAAATCTTGAAGTCAATGTTCTGTCATTTGAGAATTACTGGAATTCCACTGCCAATGAAATCAATCGAGAAGAATACATTGCAATTCAAGCCTATATAAATAAAAAAGTCAGTTCTCAAATTAAGGAAGAAAAAATAACCTCGAAAGAATGGCAGGAATTTATTGCCTCAGAACAATACAAAACTTTACAACACCAGATTGATAAACTTCAACAACAACTTGCCAGCGGTGAAAAAGTAAAAACAAAACTTGAAACAAGTAAAAAGAGCTTACGAAAAGTTGAAAATAACTTCTGGCGTAATCGTCGAATTGAAATACACAGAGATATCGTTTATCACGACAAATATGTCAACGCTGTTAATTTAAGATATGGTTACGCAATTACAGTTCATAGGGCACAATCGTATAAATGGAATCACATTTTTTTCAATCTGAATCAAGGCGATGATAGGGGTACCGACAATAAAGGTTATTTCAAGTGGGTTTATTCCGGAATTGGGTGTGCTAAGAAACGATTATATCTAGTGAATACGCCACAGATTACGCCTTATATCAAAATGGTTTGGAAGGATAATCATGCGAGTGTAGTTAAGACAGACGATAAAAAAGAGTTTTTCCCATTTACAGACGATACACCAATTGAATTACGTGATAAACCTATTTCCTTTGAATCCGTCTCAGATTTTCTATTTAACTTTTATTGTTGGTTATCTTCTGAACTTGATGCCTTAAATGTTTCCGTGAAAAAAGTTGACCATAAAAATTACGCAGAACATTATCAACTTACTGGGAAAAACAGCGAGGAAGCAAAAGTCATTATTTGGTATGACAAACAAAACCGCTTCAAAAAACACAATGTTGCAACATATAGTCCCAAAGAATTTGGAACTCAAATTGATGATTTTTTGAACAATCTAAAATCCGGTGAAATCATTGCAACAAATTCTGGAACTTCTGAATTTAGCGATTCTATAATAAAAGAACTTTTTGATATTTTAGACGATACATTAAAAGAAAAAGGTATATCTGTTGTTTCTGTAACGCCCCAAAATTATGCTGATAGAGTTGTTCTGAAAAAAGAAGAAGCAATTCTTATTTTTGATATATTTTTAAATTCGGAAGGCTTTATTACAACTGTTTATCCCATAAAATGTAATAATCCGGAAATCTACGATTTAATAAAAGATATTTTTAACCAGTTTATTGAAAAGCATGGAAAACCACTTGCAGCAGGCGAATGAATTAAGAAAACAAATGAAATTTGAGGAAGCTATTCCTCATTATGACGTGGCATATAATGACCCTGACACTGTGTTGAACAAATGGGATATCTGGGGCTATGTGCATTCGTTAAAAAAGACTGGTAATTTGGATAAGTCAATTGAAATATCTGAGAAACATATATCAGAATACAATGATTTTGAAAATTTAGCAAATAATCTTACATGGGCATATTTTGACAAATACATTCGCACTTTTGAATCATCTGATATAGATAGTATTGAAGGAGCATTAGACCGAATTTTTGAAATAAATGGTCAGCAGGATATTACTGAACAAAACACAATCCCATGTCCTTTTACAATAGGTGTTTTTAAGGTTTTAAAGCATTATAAAAGACCAAACTTTAATACATTAAAAATTCGCTATTGGATTGATAAGATAGATCCTGAGAAATTATCCCAACGAGAACAGGTTATTGACCTAAAAGGCAAAGAAAGAAAATTAGCTTCCGATTTCGAAAACTACTATTCCTTGATGATTACTTTACTATTTAATGAAGGGAAATATTCAGAATGTATGGAGAAAGCTGAATATGCACTTGAAAATATAAATCAGCTTCATTACGATAATTCAATTTGGTTTAAAAGACGAATTGCCTTGTGTCATGTTGAATTAGGCGATTCAGAAAAAGCGGAGGAGATTTTAAAATCGTTGGATAAAGGCAAAGGTGAAAAGTGGTTTATTGAATATGAATTATCCAAGATATATTTTGAGCAAGAAAATTTTGAAAAATCATTAGATTTTGCGCTTAAAGCAGCAAAGAATTTTGGCGATGATTTAATGAAAGTCAATCTATACACTCATTTGACAAGAATATTATATAAACAAAATAAGCTTGAACACGCCAAATCTCACGCAGAATTAGTTATTGCAATAAAACAAGCAAATGATTCAAGACTTGATGCGGGACAGCAAAAGCTTGCTTCATTCTTTAAATTAAACACGGAAGAAACAATTGATTTAAGAAATCAAAAACGTTCAGTTGAAAAAATTTGGAACGAAATCATTTATGGTACCCAAGAGAAATTAAAAGGAACTATAAACAAAATTCTACCAAACGGCAAATCTGGTTTCATCAAAGCAGAAAATGGTAAGGACTCATACTTTTTTAGGTTTAATTCTGTAAAAGCGAGAAAAGAGTTAATTCGAGTAGGTAAAAAAGTAAACTTTCTTATAACTGAAAGCTTCGACAAGAAAAAAAATAAAAAGTCATTTGAAGCAGTTGAAATATATTTAACCCGATGATTACCATTAGTTATTCCAATTGAAGTTATGATGAAGTTGCCTAATTCCAGAGAGTTAATCAAAAATATTGCTTACTTTTTCTTTTTGTTTTTCATCTTTTTCTTTTCGTCGATAATCTGGGGCCCAAATTATCGTGGTTCAATGCGAAGTTTTGAACCGCTAACATGGCGTGAAGCAATACATGCTGCCCCGCTAATGGCATTGATTTGCCTGGCCTTGACATTACTTGTATTATGGATAGAAAAAGAATCTAAAAAAAGAGAGTAGTATTAATTCAGAGATGCATTATCTGTTTCGCTTTTGCAATTTTGAGCCCCTGGATAGATGCTGCCTGAACATATATAAGTGACCATCAGGCGCCAAATGGAAAAGCGATTAAGCATATCGACCAGGTTATGAAAAAACTTGAAATAAAAGAGTCAATTACCCGAGAACGAGAAACAATGTATATCGTTGTTTTGACAATTGTTGTTTCCACACAATTAAAAGAGCCAAAGTTATGGTTGCTTATTCCGGTCGCTGTTCTTCTATTCCTACTCTCCCTGGTTGTTAAAAGAGTCATCGCCAGGAAGCCCCGATTAATCATCGACGAGATTGGCATACATGACAAACGGAAACAAAAGGTTTACAAATGGGATAGCATTCGGGATGTTGAAATCAATTTTAATTCAAGCAGCTCTTTCAAATTAGTTGTTAAATGTCAAAGCACAACTGAAAGCATTGACTTAACCAACTTATATACTTCACCAAAAGAAATCAACGAATCAGTTGCATTCTTTTCAGACAAAAAGATTAAAACCGGAGATGACAGGTTTAAAACAGAAATTGAGCGTATTCTAAAAGACGATGATTCGGTTGTTGAGATAATGATGTTATTCTCAAAAGTTAAAAGTAAGTTACATTGGATTGGTCTGCCACTCTTCTTTGGAGGAGTAGCACTTTCTGTTTATTTGCAAACCAGGTTGGCTTTTCCTTATGTCTTTGCAATCGGATTCCTAATGACCGGAATTCTTCTATTCGGATTTATGCAGGTATCTGAAAAACGATTTAAGAAAAAACCTGAAATACGAAATCTAACCGACCGGGAGTATAATCTGATTGCTATTAAATATGAATTGAAATTACCCGAAAACAAAACCAGAACAATTATAGGATATGTATTCTTTGGACTTTTAATGATTGGAATATTTGTCATCTCCTATATTGCTTCTCTATAAATTCGTCGCACAAGAAAACAAAGAATGAAACTATTTTTGAAACTTAAACATTGGCAGATTTTTTTGATTTGGATTCTAGGTTCAATTCAAGCATTGCTTTTCGTGAATTCAGATTTCTGGATTCTCTCTTTTGTCATTTACTTCGGACCTATATTCGGCTGGCTCTACGCCATTGGAAAAGTATTAAATGAAAATGATTCCGGAACGGTTAAAAAACTAAATATCTGGTCTGTTATTTTCCTGATTTCAGCTGTACCATATGCAATCGAATACCATGAGATGCTAACCCGTTCTTCATCTTCAAGAACCCTAAACGGATTGGTTCTTTTTTTGAGCGCAATTCCCGGCCTGATCGCCGGCATCAAAATATGCATCATTTCGGCTAAATCATTAAAGGAAAAAGAAAAACAAAGAGAACAAAGGTTTTCAGATTACTTAACTGAATTTATTTTGATGCTCTACATGGTAATTGGTGTCTGGATTATACAACCCCGGCTGAATAAAATTATGAAGGAAAATTAGAGGTTACATTCAGCCAATGCTGTGTATTGAAACCCATTTTTCAACCTGCCATGACCGAAAAATTCCGGAACAGATACCGAATCCCCTCGACACGTTTGTCCCATTGGGATTATGGTTCGAATGCCATGTATTTCGTGACGATTTGTACGAAAACCGGGAATGTTATTTCGGGGATGTGGTGAATGATGAAACGCGGGCGACGGGTTGGATGTAGAAACGCCCAAATTGTTAGAGACGCCCGGTT
This Prolixibacter sp. NT017 DNA region includes the following protein-coding sequences:
- a CDS encoding DEAD/DEAH box helicase family protein; its protein translation is MPIKIYRNKFEHVHENIFFRQLALELTKLYNNRKEHAVLIGNPVILDEDGNRVAPDALFLTGSSFNIIDFKNFEGEIKLPASNNFEIESWKRGNIVVKGGNQVNPYVQLKNHKLKLGDYLNYHKSKFLSTASKFHTKFIDCIVCFINPVQLRGDIPELERNWFFIKDKNSITSALEDITTTRINLSDGDLERLAHLFSTTLWNPEEATSISDESEEQSREQQYHLTDEQSRIFAEIQNFLNNKEENALVLSGSYSCGKTFLINHLIKNIPKDTVNGWQVLAPNNRIARNVRKQIESVGSLYSHIFKFSEQIEVPIENEDEDDLEENSSEEEPELVDTKLVFNIRENNDSENFLYIIDEAHHISDASFISPTIQFGTGQLLADLLTYVNTEKTNRKILFIGDKYRLGIGSYEESALCASYLQSEYSLNCREIEIQPYPPTNTNILKQAFSVRNQIIKDQYNQLNLVDSDVVKVAKSDGNLAQAMRKHFSEELYNTKILAFSNENILESNNWVRSKVLNRNAELEKGDIVIINNNVIVAPDNPFAVPQKIFKGEFAEVLTVSNDTVNISQPFKGKKTIQLFFRELKLKLVERNLEVNVLSFENYWNSTANEINREEYIAIQAYINKKVSSQIKEEKITSKEWQEFIASEQYKTLQHQIDKLQQQLASGEKVKTKLETSKKSLRKVENNFWRNRRIEIHRDIVYHDKYVNAVNLRYGYAITVHRAQSYKWNHIFFNLNQGDDRGTDNKGYFKWVYSGIGCAKKRLYLVNTPQITPYIKMVWKDNHASVVKTDDKKEFFPFTDDTPIELRDKPISFESVSDFLFNFYCWLSSELDALNVSVKKVDHKNYAEHYQLTGKNSEEAKVIIWYDKQNRFKKHNVATYSPKEFGTQIDDFLNNLKSGEIIATNSGTSEFSDSIIKELFDILDDTLKEKGISVVSVTPQNYADRVVLKKEEAILIFDIFLNSEGFITTVYPIKCNNPEIYDLIKDIFNQFIEKHGKPLAAGE
- a CDS encoding lipopolysaccharide assembly protein LapB: MENHLQQANELRKQMKFEEAIPHYDVAYNDPDTVLNKWDIWGYVHSLKKTGNLDKSIEISEKHISEYNDFENLANNLTWAYFDKYIRTFESSDIDSIEGALDRIFEINGQQDITEQNTIPCPFTIGVFKVLKHYKRPNFNTLKIRYWIDKIDPEKLSQREQVIDLKGKERKLASDFENYYSLMITLLFNEGKYSECMEKAEYALENINQLHYDNSIWFKRRIALCHVELGDSEKAEEILKSLDKGKGEKWFIEYELSKIYFEQENFEKSLDFALKAAKNFGDDLMKVNLYTHLTRILYKQNKLEHAKSHAELVIAIKQANDSRLDAGQQKLASFFKLNTEETIDLRNQKRSVEKIWNEIIYGTQEKLKGTINKILPNGKSGFIKAENGKDSYFFRFNSVKARKELIRVGKKVNFLITESFDKKKNKKSFEAVEIYLTR